The DNA sequence GTAGATCAGTAGTTGTTAGCTCAACACCTCTTGCATTAAGAGTTTCGAAAACCGTGTATGCTGATAAAGCATCGTCAACCACTACTTCTATGAAAAAAAGTTTACTTGAAACTACTGACTCAATAAAATCCACAATTGCATCACTATTATCTTTTAATTCAATACTCTTTAAACTGTCGATAAAGTAATTGAAAGCTTTAACCATCAATTGATTAGAATTTGGAAGCCTGGACAGATTTGATGGAGTTTTCAATTGAACTAAATAAGAACTATATAAATCTTTATCTATATCATTTAGTGTGAGTTTTGATTGATATGTGAGCGCTTTAGGATCTTTAAATCCTATATATTGATTGATAAATATTTCTTTTCTCTCTTTGTTTTTTTCGGGTTCTATACCATTGTTGATTAGGTCGTCAAGTAATTTTAAACATGCAAGAACAAGAATACTTAGGGTAACCATTCTTTGTTGACCGTCTATAACAGTGAAAGTTTTATTATCTTCTGTTTGTAGAACAATGGTACCAAGATAATGTACTAATTCTTCATCGTTTTTAAGTGCCAAAATATCCAGCCATAAATCTTCCCAATTTGAAATATCCCAAGAGTAACTTCGTTGATATCTTGGGACCTTATAAATTTTTGAGTTTCCTAATAATTCTGAGAAATTTAATGTTTTAGTATCAAATAATGGTTTTGGCATAATTTACCCCTTTTTTCACTCCCAACATATTATCAGTTTTATTAATTTATAATTTCAATCTTTAGCTTTTATTAAGTTTTACACTCAATCTCTACTAACGCAACTTTAACTTTATAACCTATTTACCAATAAAATTTAAATAATGCCTCTACAATATCAATATTATCATATGATGTGATATATAAGAATACAAACTAAGCAGATTGATACAGAATAAACTATCATGAATAATTATTTCACATAATAAAACAATCACATGGTCGGGGCGAGTGGACTTGAACCACCGGCCTCTCCCACCCCAAAGGAGTGCGCTACCCCTGCGCTACGCCCCGACGAAGTAATATTATAAATTAAATTAAATACAGATGCAATAAAAATCTTTAATCTAACGAAATAAAGATAATATTATATCTGATTTATTGCCGAAAGCTCCCATTTAACTGAATCTCTGGATACAAAGCTCCAAAGCTCCTGAAAATCAACCGCCCTATCTTTATCGCCTCTGACTATACTTCCATTGCTGTCAACATCGTAATCTGACATAGTTGCCTCAATTTTGTAGGTCGCGTATATAGATTCTCTCTCCATCCAGGCATCCACCAATTCCATTCTTTTTACTGAAATATTCTCTACAATATTGGTTGTGCCATTACTGTTTAGCTCTTCAATTTGCTTTTGGAAATTTAAAAGCATTTCATCGGTAATAAGATTTTTCAACCCACCAATGTTTTTCCCTGACCATGCTTTTTGAATATTTAAAAACATATCCTTAATTTTAGGCCTTAACTCTTCTTCTGAAAAAGAAGGAAACAATTTTTCAATTTCTTTTAGACCATTGTCAACGTCCATCTTTGCTTGTACTGATCCCAGAGCTACCCCTTGAGTAGAATCAGTATTTGAATAATTCGAGGCTCTATAGCCTTCTCCAGTTGCTTCTCTATTATATATATTTTCTTGAGAGGTCCTTCTTTTTGAAAAAAAATTAATCAAGTAAACTACCAAAATTCCAAGAATTATTATAAGAAACAGCCCTGCCACCGAACTATTTGGTCCGCTAAATCCGAACAAACTGCCAAACATCGAGAATAACGCAATACCAGCCAAAGAGCCAACTAACCCACCAAAGAAGTTCCTCAAAAAAGAAGGTTGATTTTGATTAATGCCTGGATTGGTTGGAGATGTAGATTTAGGAGTATTTAAGTTTGGAGCTACGTATTTGTTTCCCCCAGAATAGCTATGTGTTCCAGCAGAGCCAAAACTTTTACCGCCTCCTGCTTTCGAAAATGCACAATCCACATTAAAAGTTAAAGAAACACACATCATCAGCAAGAGCAATATAAAGATTTTTTTAATCAATTCTAACCTCCATCAAATTTTTATTGTATAATCTATGATATGAAAAGAATGAGAAGACAGAAAGTTACGAAAGCTCATATAACTTATTATTTAGTGCTTTTTATTATCTCCACGATAATATTATGGCCTGTATATTGGATATGGGCTATCCCTCCATTTTTGCCAGCTATTTTAATTGTAATTTTTGGCCCATCATATGAAGAGTTTTCCAGCTTCTTTGGAAAACTCTTCAAAAAAGAAAAGAAAATTTAAATTTCACTTGCTACTTTTACAACCTTATTGAACAAAAGTGAGCCATAATTTCTCTCGATTTTATAGGGGTGGTGAGTAATTAAAAAATTCCTTTCAGGATGAGGCATTAACCCCAATATCCTGCCCGATCTGTCTGTAATACCAGCGATAGCTTCTTTCGAGTCATTTGGGTTGTACTTATCATAGGCAAATACTACTTGTTTATTGGCAAACATCTTCTCTAAAACGTCTGTCTTTGCATAAAATCTTCCTTCTGCATGAGCTATTGGAAGCTCTATTTCTGAGAACTCATTTGGAACGAATAGACATCTATTTTCCAAAACCTTCATATTTACCCATTCGCACTGAAAAGCCCCTGAAGTGTTATAGGTAAGGGTGACGCTTTGCTTAAAGTTATTCTCTTCCAATCCTGGCAAAATTCCTGTCTTCACCAAAACCTGAAAACCATTACAAATTCCAATGATT is a window from the Thermodesulfobium sp. 4217-1 genome containing:
- a CDS encoding TIM44-like domain-containing protein, which encodes MIKKIFILLLLMMCVSLTFNVDCAFSKAGGGKSFGSAGTHSYSGGNKYVAPNLNTPKSTSPTNPGINQNQPSFLRNFFGGLVGSLAGIALFSMFGSLFGFSGPNSSVAGLFLIIILGILVVYLINFFSKRRTSQENIYNREATGEGYRASNYSNTDSTQGVALGSVQAKMDVDNGLKEIEKLFPSFSEEELRPKIKDMFLNIQKAWSGKNIGGLKNLITDEMLLNFQKQIEELNSNGTTNIVENISVKRMELVDAWMERESIYATYKIEATMSDYDVDSNGSIVRGDKDRAVDFQELWSFVSRDSVKWELSAINQI